From a region of the Desulfuromonas sp. KJ2020 genome:
- a CDS encoding IclR family transcriptional regulator translates to MRVRGRGEYSVQSVENALMLLEALGEQDDEVTLSQLSERLGMNKASVFRLLATFENRGYVERRQGAGGYGLGPLAYEVGQKLLSRMDLLRKSKPVMEGLAREYREAVYLVVRRGGEALFLDGVDSSHQVKVVSLVGKRFPLEVCAAGRVLQAFEGGGPGAVAGCLEAVLLPAEDAAIRECGACADLHGVGLGSAALAVPLLASGGQAVGALTVVGPDFRLDADGLSMGLLAALCGAAEVVNSRMGFPSG, encoded by the coding sequence ATGCGTGTCAGGGGGCGTGGCGAATACAGCGTGCAGTCTGTGGAGAATGCCTTGATGTTGCTTGAGGCGCTGGGCGAGCAGGATGACGAGGTGACTCTGTCTCAGTTGAGCGAGCGCCTGGGGATGAATAAGGCGAGTGTCTTTCGTTTGTTGGCGACCTTTGAGAATCGTGGGTATGTCGAGCGTCGCCAGGGGGCGGGAGGGTATGGTCTGGGTCCGCTGGCCTATGAGGTCGGCCAGAAACTCCTTTCTCGTATGGATCTGCTGCGGAAGTCAAAACCCGTCATGGAGGGACTGGCCCGCGAGTATCGGGAGGCGGTCTATCTGGTGGTGCGCCGAGGGGGGGAAGCGCTGTTTCTGGATGGCGTGGACAGTTCTCATCAGGTGAAGGTGGTTTCTCTGGTGGGGAAGCGGTTTCCTCTGGAGGTGTGCGCGGCGGGGCGGGTGTTGCAAGCTTTTGAGGGCGGCGGGCCCGGTGCGGTGGCGGGCTGCCTGGAGGCCGTTTTGTTGCCGGCTGAGGATGCGGCGATTCGAGAGTGTGGTGCCTGCGCCGATCTGCACGGTGTCGGGTTGGGCAGCGCCGCCCTGGCGGTGCCCTTGCTGGCTTCCGGTGGGCAGGCGGTTGGCGCGCTGACTGTGGTTGGGCCTGATTTCCGTCTCGATGCCGACGGGTTGTCGATGGGGTTGCTGGCCGCCCTGTGCGGGGCTGCGGAGGTGGTCAATTCGCGGATGGGATTTCCTTCCGGTTGA
- the purB gene encoding adenylosuccinate lyase, whose translation MITAISPLDGRYASKVTELTECFSEYALLHNRVKVEVLWLLALAAEAGIPECRAVTASEEAFLRSIVADFTPAEAEKVKAIEAVTNHDVKAVEYYLKDKIAGTSLENLSEFLHFACTSEDINNLSHALMLKDGLAALSPLQQQIIAHLRKLAVEFKDVPMLARTHGQTASPTTIGKELAVFVARLQKQSDNIAAVEILGKLNGAVGNFNAHLSAYPQVDWIALAKGVIEKELGLKQNLFTTQIEPHDYMAELFDGLTRWNTILTDLNRDIWTYISMAYFGQKTVKGEIGSSTMPHKVNPIDFENSEGNCGLANAIFCHLSQKLPISRLQRDLTDSTVLRNMGVGFGYSMIAYRSTLKGLGKLKLNEHKLADDLDRAWEVLAEPIQTVMRKAGIEKPYEKLKELTRGQQIDRETIRAFVEGLELAEEDKQRLLVMTPASYTGMAAALVQKLD comes from the coding sequence ATGATTACGGCCATCAGCCCCCTCGACGGGCGTTACGCATCCAAGGTTACCGAGCTGACCGAGTGTTTTTCCGAATATGCCCTGCTGCACAACAGGGTGAAGGTCGAAGTCCTCTGGCTTCTGGCCCTGGCCGCCGAAGCCGGTATCCCCGAATGCCGAGCCGTCACCGCCAGCGAAGAGGCCTTTCTGCGCAGTATCGTCGCCGACTTCACCCCGGCTGAAGCGGAAAAGGTCAAGGCCATCGAAGCCGTCACCAACCATGACGTCAAGGCCGTCGAGTACTATCTCAAGGACAAAATCGCCGGGACTTCTCTGGAGAACCTCTCCGAATTCCTCCACTTCGCCTGCACCTCGGAAGACATCAACAACCTCTCCCACGCGCTGATGCTCAAGGACGGCCTCGCCGCCCTCAGCCCGCTCCAGCAGCAGATCATCGCCCACCTGCGCAAACTGGCCGTCGAATTCAAGGACGTCCCCATGCTGGCCCGCACCCACGGCCAGACCGCCTCGCCCACCACCATTGGCAAGGAGCTGGCCGTCTTCGTCGCCCGCCTGCAGAAGCAGAGCGACAACATCGCCGCGGTGGAGATTCTCGGCAAGCTCAACGGCGCCGTCGGCAACTTCAACGCCCACCTCAGCGCCTATCCCCAAGTGGACTGGATAGCCCTGGCCAAAGGAGTCATCGAGAAGGAGCTGGGGCTCAAGCAGAACCTCTTCACCACCCAGATCGAGCCGCACGACTACATGGCCGAACTCTTCGACGGGCTGACCCGCTGGAACACCATCCTTACCGACCTCAACCGCGACATCTGGACCTATATCTCCATGGCCTACTTCGGTCAGAAAACGGTGAAGGGCGAAATCGGCTCCTCGACCATGCCCCACAAGGTCAACCCCATCGATTTCGAGAACTCCGAGGGGAACTGCGGTCTGGCCAACGCCATCTTCTGCCACCTTTCCCAGAAACTGCCCATCTCCCGCCTGCAGCGGGACCTGACCGACTCCACCGTGCTGCGCAACATGGGGGTCGGCTTCGGCTACAGCATGATCGCCTACCGCTCCACCCTCAAAGGGCTGGGCAAGCTCAAGCTCAACGAGCACAAGCTCGCCGACGACCTTGACCGCGCCTGGGAAGTGCTGGCCGAACCGATTCAGACGGTGATGCGCAAGGCGGGGATCGAGAAGCCCTACGAGAAACTCAAGGAACTGACCCGCGGCCAGCAGATCGACCGCGAGACCATCCGCGCTTTTGTCGAGGGGCTGGAACTGGCCGAGGAGGACAAACAGCGCCTGCTGGTCATGACCCCGGCCAGCTACACCGGCATGGCGGCGGCGCTGGTCCAAAAGCTGGACTGA
- a CDS encoding radical SAM protein produces the protein MITGISSEGKARLVEANRSEYGERYDRLAFLGPQQAEQSSARRRELLDALAGKALVGCGGTKLDCSDLSPGCRLCAEGSWSCLFVNGRCNCDCFYCPASQDDIGLPTTNTVDFRTPVDYVTYLERFGFRGASMSGGEPLLTPNRTLAFIEAIKKRFGADMHVWLYTNGTLATPDLMKRLRDAGLDEIRFDIGATGYRLDKLRLAVGHISTVTVEIPAIAEEKELLQAKMVEMAEAGVNYLNLHQLRLTPYNFERLAPRGYTYLHGDKVTVLDSELTALELILHGRLRGIPLPVNYCSFVYKNRYQNRASRRRNAPYLAKDYEQLTENGYIRTLTLIGSTKAIARQRAQLEALNAAREHWSLSNNGERLSIHPILWPLIDFTGLRLLIGYATARQLPAVSYRNPFVAVKLGDRKQVIVERTKVAADFELQDEEIGRFAHTFLSSPPLSAPSFELENPFEDLARFEWTPRGLQEYF, from the coding sequence ATGATCACAGGGATATCGTCCGAAGGCAAAGCCCGGCTCGTCGAGGCCAACCGCAGCGAATACGGCGAGCGCTACGACCGCCTCGCCTTTCTCGGCCCGCAGCAGGCCGAGCAGTCCTCGGCCCGCCGCCGCGAGCTGCTCGATGCCCTGGCGGGCAAGGCCCTGGTCGGCTGCGGCGGCACCAAGCTTGACTGCAGCGACCTTTCGCCGGGGTGCCGGCTCTGCGCCGAGGGGAGCTGGTCCTGCCTGTTCGTCAACGGCCGCTGCAACTGCGACTGCTTCTATTGCCCCGCCTCGCAGGACGACATCGGTCTGCCGACCACCAACACGGTGGATTTTCGCACCCCGGTCGACTACGTCACCTACCTGGAGCGTTTCGGCTTCCGCGGCGCCAGCATGAGCGGGGGCGAGCCCCTGCTCACCCCCAACCGCACCCTGGCTTTTATCGAGGCGATCAAAAAACGCTTCGGCGCCGACATGCACGTCTGGCTCTACACCAACGGCACCCTGGCGACCCCCGACCTGATGAAGAGACTGCGCGATGCCGGCCTCGACGAGATCCGCTTTGATATCGGCGCCACCGGCTACCGGCTCGACAAGCTGCGCCTCGCCGTCGGCCACATCTCCACCGTGACCGTCGAGATCCCCGCCATCGCTGAAGAAAAGGAACTGCTGCAGGCGAAGATGGTCGAGATGGCCGAAGCCGGGGTGAATTACCTCAACCTGCACCAGCTGCGCCTGACCCCCTACAACTTCGAGCGCCTCGCCCCCCGTGGCTACACCTATCTGCACGGCGACAAGGTCACCGTGCTCGACTCGGAACTGACGGCGCTCGAGCTGATCCTGCACGGCCGCCTGCGGGGCATCCCCCTGCCGGTCAACTACTGCTCCTTCGTCTACAAGAACCGCTACCAGAACCGCGCTTCCCGGCGCCGCAATGCGCCCTACCTGGCCAAGGACTACGAGCAGCTTACCGAAAACGGCTACATCCGCACCCTGACCCTGATCGGCTCCACCAAGGCTATTGCCCGCCAGCGCGCTCAACTCGAGGCCTTAAACGCTGCCCGCGAGCACTGGTCCCTGAGCAACAACGGTGAGCGCCTGAGTATCCATCCTATCCTCTGGCCCTTGATCGACTTTACCGGCTTACGCCTGCTGATCGGCTACGCAACGGCCAGGCAGCTGCCAGCCGTCAGCTATCGGAATCCTTTTGTGGCCGTCAAACTTGGCGACAGGAAGCAAGTCATCGTCGAAAGAACCAAAGTCGCGGCGGATTTCGAACTTCAGGACGAAGAGATCGGCCGTTTCGCCCACACGTTTCTGTCCTCGCCCCCCCTTTCCGCTCCTTCCTTCGAGTTAGAGAACCCCTTTGAAGATCTGGCCCGTTTTGAATGGACCCCCAGGGGGTTACAGGAGTATTTCTGA
- a CDS encoding DUF3422 family protein, whose protein sequence is MRPASLPFSIYPQRDDLYNELHARPFQVIATPQIISHLAFMARPHELDDAFDRLCELCGRYTVNPPPPDTGSYQQDFGAFTLRWERHMEFYALTFLRSEQAGPEPFRQPAIGLIPPDWLAALPGEALAAFHVVVDGGPLSIESEDLTRYFEGHKLIISAPREGKAFFCTAFRLHSDGFGRFLVQNRGSSDQQTGRLVQRIIELETYRLLAQLSIPLAKHLSTQLHDMDRTLADLLARVQASDSAVDERSLLQNLSLLSTRLETFRAETNYRFSATRAYHELVHSRLRNIREHKIEGHMTATEFMSRRLNPGMRTCESVSNWMEDLSRRIERAGDMLRTRVNLTLQEQNKGLLGAMNRRSRLQFRLQETVEGLSVVAISYYLVGLLGYLLSGLPLEPLGFSKSTVQAALVPVVLLAVWGLTHRIKHRLIKEPAQQED, encoded by the coding sequence ATGCGCCCCGCTTCCCTGCCCTTTTCTATCTATCCCCAAAGAGACGATCTCTACAACGAACTCCACGCCCGTCCTTTCCAGGTCATCGCCACGCCGCAGATCATCAGTCATCTGGCCTTCATGGCGAGACCTCACGAGCTGGACGACGCCTTTGACCGTCTTTGCGAACTCTGTGGTCGCTACACGGTCAATCCGCCGCCACCCGATACCGGGTCGTATCAGCAGGACTTCGGCGCGTTCACGCTGCGCTGGGAAAGGCATATGGAATTCTACGCCCTGACCTTCCTGCGCAGCGAGCAGGCAGGACCGGAGCCCTTTCGCCAACCCGCTATCGGGCTGATCCCGCCGGACTGGCTGGCAGCGCTGCCGGGCGAAGCTCTTGCCGCCTTTCACGTTGTGGTTGATGGCGGCCCATTATCGATCGAGTCCGAAGACTTGACGCGCTACTTCGAGGGCCACAAACTCATTATCAGCGCTCCGCGGGAAGGCAAAGCCTTTTTCTGCACCGCCTTCCGGCTGCACAGTGACGGTTTCGGCCGTTTCCTGGTCCAGAACCGCGGCAGTTCAGACCAGCAGACCGGCCGCCTCGTCCAGCGCATCATCGAACTGGAAACCTATCGCCTGCTGGCCCAGCTGTCCATTCCTTTGGCCAAGCATCTTTCGACTCAGCTTCATGACATGGATCGCACGTTGGCAGACCTGCTGGCCCGGGTTCAGGCCAGCGACAGTGCCGTTGATGAGCGCTCCCTGCTACAAAACCTGTCTCTGCTGTCTACGCGCCTCGAAACCTTTCGGGCTGAAACGAATTATCGCTTCTCAGCCACCCGTGCCTATCACGAGCTGGTGCACTCCCGGTTGAGAAATATCCGGGAGCACAAGATCGAGGGGCACATGACCGCGACCGAATTCATGAGCCGGCGGCTGAATCCCGGGATGCGGACGTGTGAATCGGTCAGCAACTGGATGGAAGACCTCTCGCGCCGCATTGAGAGGGCAGGCGACATGCTGCGCACCCGTGTCAACCTCACCCTCCAGGAACAGAACAAAGGCTTGCTCGGCGCCATGAACCGCCGTAGTCGCCTCCAGTTCCGACTGCAGGAAACAGTTGAAGGCCTTTCGGTTGTAGCGATCAGCTACTATCTGGTGGGACTTCTCGGCTACCTCCTCAGCGGCCTACCCCTGGAGCCTTTGGGCTTTTCCAAATCCACGGTACAGGCTGCTCTGGTCCCCGTCGTCCTCCTCGCCGTCTGGGGGCTGACCCATCGCATCAAACATCGCCTGATCAAAGAACCGGCCCAACAGGAAGATTGA
- a CDS encoding DUF3999 domain-containing protein, giving the protein MKTLFATLTLTLVLAGASGPAAAAPRPEAFAYGLPLEMTEDNALVEVTLPLDVYQGVTRDDLGDLRVFNADDQVVPHTLRQSSRTRQREETLTTELPFFPLRGEPESFGHDLSLRVERSAEETIVDVRTSDSPPPSADTPVAAYLIDASALDDSIDGLQLSWQQTDANFLGQVILEASDDLKRWRPLTTSAVASLTWQGHHLEQQKISLPRTRVTFLRLRWPAGQEALALASVAVITRIDIPVGQPPRQSFEREAMPIAGQPGSYRVDLGGAVPVDSVRIRLPGNNPLAQARLFSAASHEHPRSERWRGLVYTLNIRGQELRNDAITLPPTRDRLWILTFKQDGETSHPAPVLEFGWQPDTLVFLAQGEAPFRLAYGSGQVLASSTPVEAFLRAKGNGQTSGMPPAVAIAGEQYVLGGDERRLPGPLPIPWKKYLLWGILGAGVLLIGVLAASLHRQMHTPEGGEPGV; this is encoded by the coding sequence ATGAAAACGCTATTCGCCACCCTGACCCTTACCCTGGTCCTGGCCGGCGCTTCCGGCCCAGCCGCAGCGGCCCCGCGGCCAGAGGCATTCGCCTACGGCCTGCCCCTGGAAATGACGGAAGACAACGCCCTGGTCGAAGTGACACTCCCCCTCGACGTCTACCAGGGGGTCACTCGCGACGACCTGGGCGATCTGCGGGTTTTCAACGCCGATGACCAGGTGGTGCCTCACACTCTGCGCCAGTCTTCCCGCACCCGGCAGCGCGAAGAGACGCTCACTACCGAGCTCCCCTTCTTTCCCCTGCGGGGAGAGCCGGAGTCCTTCGGCCACGATCTCTCCCTGCGGGTTGAGCGCTCGGCCGAAGAAACCATCGTCGATGTGCGCACCAGCGATTCGCCCCCACCCTCCGCCGACACCCCGGTCGCCGCCTACCTGATCGACGCAAGCGCCCTGGATGACAGTATTGATGGGCTGCAGCTGAGCTGGCAGCAGACCGATGCGAACTTTCTGGGTCAGGTGATTCTCGAGGCGAGCGACGACCTCAAACGCTGGCGCCCTCTGACCACCTCGGCCGTGGCCAGCCTGACCTGGCAGGGACATCACCTCGAGCAACAGAAGATCTCCCTGCCGCGCACCCGGGTGACCTTCCTGCGCCTGCGCTGGCCGGCCGGCCAGGAGGCCCTCGCCCTGGCGTCCGTCGCCGTGATCACCCGTATTGACATCCCGGTGGGGCAGCCCCCCCGCCAGAGCTTCGAGCGGGAAGCCATGCCCATCGCCGGCCAGCCCGGGAGCTACCGGGTAGATCTGGGCGGCGCCGTCCCCGTCGACTCGGTGCGCATTCGCCTGCCCGGCAACAACCCCCTGGCGCAGGCGCGGCTCTTTTCGGCCGCCAGCCATGAACATCCCCGGAGTGAACGATGGCGGGGACTGGTTTACACCCTGAATATCCGCGGCCAGGAGCTGCGCAACGACGCCATCACCCTCCCCCCGACGCGGGACCGCCTCTGGATCCTGACCTTCAAGCAGGACGGCGAGACCAGTCACCCCGCCCCGGTGCTGGAATTCGGCTGGCAGCCCGATACCCTGGTCTTTCTCGCTCAGGGCGAAGCCCCCTTCCGTCTCGCCTACGGCAGCGGCCAGGTGCTTGCGTCCAGCACGCCGGTCGAAGCGTTCCTGCGTGCTAAGGGCAACGGACAGACCTCGGGGATGCCCCCTGCGGTGGCGATCGCCGGCGAGCAATACGTGCTGGGGGGCGACGAGAGGCGGCTGCCGGGCCCTCTGCCCATCCCCTGGAAGAAATATCTTCTCTGGGGGATTCTCGGCGCCGGCGTGCTGCTGATCGGCGTCCTCGCGGCCTCGCTGCACCGGCAAATGCACACGCCCGAGGGAGGCGAACCGGGCGTGTGA
- a CDS encoding ATP-binding protein: MMNLKPEVVAQLERVLGSVEMLLPKAVKPVDWSACYAANWRRHSFSGYLEPVKVTDNTTLGELLGVEEQKQIMINNTRQFLAGLPANNALLWGSRGTGKSSLVKALLNEYAPKGLRVIQVEKEDLIYLSEIFSAVENEPYRFILLCDDLTFEVGELSYKMLKSALDGSVYSAPENVLIYVTSNRRHLLPEYEGDHLGGKYVKGELQQSEAMEEKVSLSDRFGLWVAFHVFSQDRYLDAVRLCIEREARKRQVEIPWTREVQQEAIQWSHDKSKRCGRTAFQFSKNYVGRYLLK, translated from the coding sequence ATGATGAATCTGAAGCCTGAGGTTGTGGCTCAACTCGAGCGAGTGCTCGGCTCTGTGGAAATGCTTCTGCCCAAAGCGGTCAAGCCCGTCGACTGGTCGGCCTGCTATGCGGCCAATTGGCGCCGCCACTCTTTTTCAGGTTATCTCGAACCGGTCAAGGTGACGGACAATACGACCCTCGGCGAGTTGCTTGGCGTTGAAGAGCAGAAACAGATCATGATCAATAACACTCGACAGTTTCTCGCTGGCCTTCCCGCCAACAACGCTCTTCTGTGGGGCTCTCGCGGGACGGGAAAATCCTCTCTGGTCAAGGCACTGCTCAACGAGTACGCGCCGAAGGGGCTGCGGGTTATCCAGGTGGAGAAGGAGGATCTCATCTACCTGTCCGAGATATTTTCCGCTGTTGAGAACGAGCCCTATCGATTCATCCTCTTGTGCGACGACCTGACTTTTGAGGTGGGGGAACTCAGCTACAAAATGCTCAAGAGCGCCCTGGACGGCTCGGTCTACTCGGCTCCGGAAAATGTGCTCATCTACGTCACCTCCAACCGACGTCATCTGCTGCCCGAATATGAGGGGGATCATCTTGGCGGCAAGTATGTCAAAGGCGAGTTGCAGCAGAGCGAGGCCATGGAGGAAAAGGTCTCGCTTTCCGACCGCTTCGGTCTGTGGGTGGCCTTTCATGTCTTCTCACAGGACCGGTATCTCGACGCCGTGCGCCTGTGCATCGAGCGCGAGGCGCGCAAGCGGCAGGTGGAAATTCCCTGGACTCGCGAAGTGCAGCAGGAGGCCATCCAGTGGTCCCATGACAAAAGCAAGCGCTGCGGCCGCACGGCCTTTCAGTTCTCCAAGAACTACGTGGGACGATATCTCCTTAAATAA
- a CDS encoding DUF2339 domain-containing protein — translation MKIIVTLIGVLAGAFLYSSHHRFLLGALIGGLLVWLWMRLQYLQARLSDLEYRLNEALQSPEEDKRATEPRRAEAPGEATAPSEEFLFESEPLPAPPSTVARPTPPPPRPAAPRPSPKPAQKPAPQIELWNILVSYFTGGNVVVRAGVVVLFFGVAFLLKYSAERNIIPIEIRLLGVGLGAIALLLFGWRLRARKPAYALIVQGAAVGILYLTIFAAMRLYHLLPAGLVLPLLVTLSIFSATLAIVQDARSLAVIGILGGFLAPILTSTGGGSHIMLFSYYALLNAGIFYTAWHRSWRELNLLGFIFTFAIGALWGHGNYRPELFSTTEPFLILFFLFYFALGILFARNQPFDFKGYVDGTLVFGTPIVCFGLQAALVRPYEYGLAWTALAAGLLYTGTAWALFRRSGPAMRTLVEAFMATGVVLGTIAIPLALDGRWTSAAWALEGAAIVWLALRKGRWMPRAFGLALQPLAGFAFLTAAAPTPDFPLVNSAFLGCLAVAFAGFFSAGTLYRYRDSVPTVRLESALALVWALLWWFGGGLQEIDTFIHFPYRPATRLVFFALSAALAFFIGEKQQWEDMKHVYKALLPAMILSFIQAFWTVNGHPFTHGGVIAWPLAFGVLYALLHRDRQSSLAHYLSILHLGTLLLLIGLVTWEAAWWTNHLVHGSNIWPLVTGALVPGLFVLVLSRRWNSPLWPLTDYRRTYLVYGLTPVVFALWVGSIQINLINAGGARPLPYLPLINPLDLTQAFVLLAMGFWSTTLTRHLGERPFGLERVPRLALFGGTIFFWLNAVLIRTLHHWGGVRFSSQAMADSDLVQTSLSIFWTLSALMIMLWASRRQVRVLWLVGAGLVAVVILKLFAVDLANTSTVERIVSFIGVGVICLVIGYLAPLPLRSREGSETS, via the coding sequence ATGAAGATCATTGTCACCCTGATTGGCGTGCTTGCGGGCGCCTTCCTCTACAGTTCCCACCACCGCTTTCTACTAGGCGCCCTCATCGGCGGTCTTCTGGTCTGGTTGTGGATGCGCCTGCAGTACCTGCAGGCCCGCCTGAGCGACCTGGAATATCGCCTGAACGAGGCTCTGCAATCGCCAGAGGAAGACAAACGGGCCACTGAACCCCGCCGCGCCGAGGCGCCGGGTGAGGCGACTGCCCCCAGCGAGGAGTTTCTGTTCGAGAGTGAACCGCTGCCGGCGCCCCCTTCGACAGTGGCCAGGCCGACACCACCCCCACCCCGCCCGGCGGCGCCCCGCCCCAGCCCGAAGCCTGCGCAGAAACCGGCGCCCCAGATCGAGCTGTGGAACATCCTGGTCTCCTACTTTACCGGTGGCAACGTGGTGGTACGGGCCGGGGTGGTGGTGCTGTTCTTCGGCGTCGCCTTTTTGCTGAAATACTCGGCCGAGCGCAATATCATTCCCATCGAAATCCGTCTGTTGGGGGTCGGTCTGGGCGCCATCGCCCTGCTGCTGTTCGGCTGGCGTCTGCGGGCAAGGAAACCGGCCTACGCCCTGATCGTCCAGGGGGCCGCGGTCGGCATCCTCTACCTGACCATCTTCGCGGCGATGCGCCTCTACCACCTGCTGCCGGCGGGACTGGTCCTGCCCCTGCTCGTCACTCTGTCGATCTTTTCGGCTACCCTCGCCATCGTGCAGGACGCCCGCAGCCTCGCCGTCATCGGTATCCTCGGCGGCTTTCTGGCGCCGATCCTGACCTCGACCGGCGGCGGGAGCCACATCATGCTCTTCAGCTATTACGCCCTGCTCAACGCCGGCATCTTCTACACAGCCTGGCACCGCTCCTGGCGAGAACTCAACCTGCTCGGCTTTATCTTCACCTTTGCCATCGGCGCCCTGTGGGGACACGGCAACTACCGTCCCGAGCTGTTCTCCACCACCGAGCCTTTCCTCATCCTCTTCTTCCTCTTCTACTTCGCCCTGGGAATTCTCTTCGCCCGCAACCAGCCCTTCGATTTCAAGGGCTACGTCGACGGCACTCTGGTATTCGGCACCCCCATCGTCTGCTTCGGCCTGCAGGCCGCGCTGGTGAGGCCCTACGAATACGGCCTGGCCTGGACGGCCCTGGCGGCGGGTCTGCTCTATACCGGCACCGCCTGGGCGCTATTCCGCCGCAGCGGTCCCGCCATGCGCACCCTGGTGGAGGCTTTCATGGCGACGGGCGTGGTGCTCGGCACCATCGCCATTCCCCTGGCCCTCGACGGCCGCTGGACCTCTGCCGCCTGGGCCCTTGAAGGAGCGGCCATTGTCTGGCTCGCCCTCCGCAAGGGGCGCTGGATGCCCCGCGCCTTCGGCCTCGCCCTTCAGCCTCTGGCCGGTTTCGCCTTCCTGACCGCCGCCGCGCCGACGCCGGATTTCCCTCTGGTCAACAGCGCCTTTCTTGGCTGCCTGGCCGTGGCTTTCGCCGGCTTCTTCAGTGCCGGGACGCTCTACCGTTACCGCGACAGCGTCCCCACCGTCCGCCTGGAAAGCGCCCTCGCCCTGGTCTGGGCGCTGCTGTGGTGGTTCGGCGGCGGCCTGCAGGAAATCGACACCTTTATCCACTTCCCGTACCGGCCGGCAACCCGCCTGGTTTTCTTCGCCCTCTCCGCCGCCCTCGCCTTTTTTATCGGCGAAAAGCAGCAATGGGAGGATATGAAGCACGTCTACAAGGCGCTGCTGCCGGCGATGATCCTCTCCTTCATCCAGGCGTTCTGGACCGTGAACGGCCACCCCTTCACCCACGGCGGCGTGATCGCCTGGCCTCTGGCCTTCGGCGTCCTCTATGCCCTGCTCCACCGCGACCGGCAGAGCAGCCTTGCCCACTACCTCAGTATCCTGCACCTGGGGACGCTGCTGCTGCTCATCGGCCTGGTGACCTGGGAGGCGGCCTGGTGGACCAACCACCTGGTCCACGGCAGCAATATCTGGCCGCTGGTCACCGGTGCCCTGGTACCGGGACTGTTCGTCCTTGTCCTCAGCCGCCGCTGGAATTCCCCTCTGTGGCCTCTCACGGATTACCGGCGGACCTACCTGGTCTACGGCCTGACTCCGGTGGTCTTCGCTCTGTGGGTGGGCTCGATCCAGATTAATCTCATCAATGCGGGTGGGGCGAGGCCACTGCCGTATCTCCCCCTGATCAACCCCCTCGACCTGACCCAGGCTTTTGTCTTATTGGCGATGGGGTTCTGGAGCACCACGCTCACCCGCCATCTGGGGGAGCGGCCCTTTGGTCTCGAGCGCGTTCCCCGGTTGGCCCTGTTCGGCGGCACGATCTTCTTCTGGCTCAACGCCGTGCTCATCCGCACCCTGCACCACTGGGGAGGGGTGCGCTTCTCTTCTCAAGCGATGGCTGACTCCGACCTGGTGCAGACCTCCCTCTCCATCTTCTGGACCCTGTCGGCCCTGATGATCATGCTCTGGGCCTCGCGACGGCAGGTACGCGTGCTGTGGCTGGTAGGGGCCGGCCTGGTCGCCGTCGTCATCCTCAAACTCTTTGCAGTCGACCTCGCCAACACCAGCACAGTCGAACGCATCGTCTCCTTCATCGGCGTCGGGGTGATCTGTCTGGTCATCGGCTACCTGGCACCTCTGCCCCTGCGTTCCCGGGAAGGCTCGGAGACTTCATGA
- a CDS encoding cold-shock protein, producing MAQGTVKWFNDAKGFGFIEQDNGPDVFVHFSAIQGDGFKSLAEGDRVTFDVTQGQKGPQSANVRKI from the coding sequence ATGGCACAAGGCACTGTAAAATGGTTCAATGACGCAAAGGGTTTTGGTTTCATCGAGCAGGACAACGGACCCGATGTATTCGTTCACTTCTCAGCAATTCAAGGCGACGGCTTCAAGTCTCTCGCCGAAGGTGACCGCGTTACTTTTGACGTCACCCAAGGTCAGAAAGGCCCTCAGTCGGCCAACGTGCGGAAGATCTAA